The following coding sequences lie in one Arachis hypogaea cultivar Tifrunner chromosome 9, arahy.Tifrunner.gnm2.J5K5, whole genome shotgun sequence genomic window:
- the LOC112712935 gene encoding auxin-responsive protein IAA30-like, whose translation MGKRGSSCSSSSSSFSTASSHLHDDLSLGLSISSTHHQHLPSSISRGQWQIQSSSLASSSQGAELANDCSDHNTFFVKVYMEGIPIGRKLNLLVHDGYHELVKALEQMFDTTILWGTELDAVQAERCHVLTYEDGEGDLIMVGDVPWEMFLSAVKRLKITRVDTFGC comes from the exons ATGGGTAAAAGAGGGTCTTCctgttcctcttcctcttcatctttctcAACTGCTTCTTCACATCTTCATGATGATCTTAGTCTTGGACTCAGCATTTCTTCCACTCATCATCAACATCTTCCTTCCTCTATCTCAAG GGGGCAGTGGCAAATCCAATCATCATCACTTGCAAGTAGTTCACAAGGTGCTGAATTGGCAAATGATTGTAGTGATCATAACACGTTCTTTGTCAAAGTGTACATGGAAGGCATTCCAATTGGCAGAAAACTCAACCTTTTAGTTCATGATGGCTACCATGAATTGGTTAAAGCTCTTGAACAAATGTTTGACACTACCATACTCT GGGGAACTGAGTTAGATGCAGTGCAAGCAGAGAGGTGTCATGTTCTAACTTATGAGGATGGAGAAGGGGACTTGATTATGGTTGGAGATGTGCCTTGGGA GATGTTCTTATCAGCTGTAAAGAGGTTGAAGATCACCAGGGTTGACACATTTGGATGTTGA